A genomic region of Arachis stenosperma cultivar V10309 chromosome 9, arast.V10309.gnm1.PFL2, whole genome shotgun sequence contains the following coding sequences:
- the LOC130947982 gene encoding cytochrome P450 CYP736A12-like: MLPQVLAIPAAMLLVIFTFIILSPFVLNPANGSTKKLPPGPKPLPIIGNLHILGKLPHRTLEALATKYGPIMSLKLGQVPVVVVSSPEIAKLVLKTHDLVFANRPKVQVVETLSYGRKGLVFTEYGGYWRNVRKLCSLQLLSASKVEMFGPLRKKELEMLVNTLKKASDSCEVVDLSQLIGEFAENITFNMILGRSKDNRFDLKGLIHEIMFLVGAFNLADYVPILDSFDLQGLKRRTKKASKAIDEALEHIINDHDHPSSTESPQDNKDFINILLSYMNLPMDPHDHEQRHVVGRTNIKAIVLDLIAGSYDTSSTATEWAMSELLKNSRIMKKLQNEIEGLVGMNRQVEENDLKKLPYLDMVVKEILRLYPVGPFLVPHESTEDVTINGYFIEKNTRIMVNAWAIGRDPRVWLENSNMFFPERFENNDVDVKGHDFRLIPFGSGRRGCPGMNMGLTTIKITIAQLVHCFSWELPFGITPENLDMTEEFRFSIPRSKHLLCRPTYRLLSET; encoded by the exons ATGCTACCACAAGTATTAGCTATTCCTGCAGCAATGCTCCTTGTGATATTCACATTCATCATTCTATCACCATTTGTGTTGAATCCAGCAAATGGGAGTACCAAAAAACTCCCACCAGGTCCAAAACCTTTACCAATTATTGGTAACCTTCACATCTTAGGAAAGCTCCCACATCGCACCCTTGAGGCCCTTGCCACTAAATATGGACCCATAATGTCCCTAAAGTTAGGACAAGTCCCTGTGGTTGTGGTTTCTTCTCCAGAAATTGCTAAGCTCGTTCTGAAAACTCATGACTTGGTTTTCGCAAACCGGCCTAAGGTTCAG GTAGTAGAAACTCTTTCTTATGGCCGAAAGGGGTTGGTGTTTACGGAGTACGGTGGTTATTGGCGCAACGTGAGGAAGTTGTGCAGCTTGCAACTTCTAAGTGCATCAAAGGTTGAGATGTTTGGTCCTTTGAGGAAGAAGGAGTTGGAAATGTTGGTGAATACACTTAAGAAGGCTTCGGATTCATGTGAGGTTGTGGATCTTAGTCAGTTGATTGGGGAGTTTGCTGAAAATATCACTTTTAACATGATATTGGGTCGTAGCAAGGATAATCGGTTTGACCTCAAGGGCCTCATTCATGAGATTATGTTCTTGGTCGGTGCCTTCAATCTTGCAGATTATGTGCCTATCTTAGATTCGTTTGATCTTCAG GGACTaaagagaagaacaaagaaagCTAGCAAGGCCATTGATGAAGCATTAGAGCACATCATCAATGATCACGATCACCCATCATCAACTGAATCTCCACAGGATAACAAGGATTTTATAAACATATTACTTAGCTACATGAATCTACCAATGGacccacatgatcatgaacaaAGACATGTAGTTGGGAGAACCAATATAAAGGCTATCGTATTAGACTTAATTGCTGGATCATACGACACTTCTTCAACAGCAACTGAATGGGCTATGTCAGagcttttaaaaaattcaagaaTAATGAAGAAACTTCAAAACGAGATTGAAGGCCTTGTGGGAATGAATAGACAAGTGGAAGAAAATGACTTAAAAAAATTGCCTTACCTTGACATGGTTGTGAAGGAGATATTACGATTATATCCTGTTGGACCATTTCTTGTGCCACACGAGTCTACAGAAGATGTTACCATAAATGGTTATTTTATAGAGAAAAATACACGGATCATGGTGAATGCATGGGCAATAGGGAGAGATCCAAGAGTTTGGTTGGAAAATAGTAACATGTTTTTTCCTGAAAGATTTGAAAACAACGATGTAGATGTTAAGGGGCATGATTTTAGACTCATACCATTTGGGTCAGGTCGTAGAGGGTGTCCTGGGATGAATATGGGTTTAACTACCATTAAGATTACTATAGCACAATTAGTGCATTGTTTTAGTTGGGAACTTCCATTTGGTATAACTCCAGAGAATTTAGATATGACTGAAGAATTTAGATTCTCTATACCAAGAAGTAAGCATTTATTATGTAGGCCAACTTATCGCCTACTTAGTGAAACTTAA